One Rhododendron vialii isolate Sample 1 chromosome 2a, ASM3025357v1 genomic region harbors:
- the LOC131316929 gene encoding phosphoglycolate phosphatase 2: MNDHEKNCKAATIATPQLLSPQNAADLLHSVDAFLFDCDGVIWKGDKLIDGVPQTLEMLRSKGKKLVFVTNNSTKSRRQYAKKFQTLGIEVSEEEIFSSSFAAAMFLKVNDFPREKKVYVVGEEGILEELELAGFTGLGGPEDGKKMVQLKPNCLFEHDKDVGAVVVGLDQYINYYKLQYATLCIRENPGCLFIATNRDAVGHMTDLQEWPGAGCMVAAVCGSTQKEPIVVGKPSTFMMEFLLKKFHTNTSRMCMVGDRLDTDILFGQNSGCRTLLVFSGVTTQSSLQDPTNDIQPDYYTSKISDLLNLLGA, translated from the exons ATGAACGATCACGAAAAAAACTGCAAGGCGGCAACAATCGCAACTCCCCAGCTTCTCTCTCCTCAGAACGCCGCAGACCTCTTGCACTCCGTCGACGCCTTTCTCTTCGACTGCGACG GCGTAATTTGGAAAGGTGATAAGCTCATTGATGGAGTCCCCCAGACTTTAGAGATGCTCCGTTCCAAG GGGAAGAAGCTAGTCTTTGTTACCAACAATTCCACCAAGTCAAGGAGGCAGTATGCTAAAAAGTTCCAAACTCTTGGTATTGAAGTTAGTGAG GAAGAGATTTTCTCATCATCATTCGCAGCGGCTATGTTCCTCAAAGTCAATGATTTTCCTCGAGAAAAGAAG GTTTATGTAGTAGGTGAGGAAGGCATATTGGAAGAGTTGGAGCTTGCAGGCTTTACTGGTCTCGGAGGCCCG GAGGACGGGAAAAAGATGGTGCAGCTGAAACCCAATTGTCTCTTTGAGCATGATAAGGAT GTTGGAGCTGTGGTGGTTGGATTAGACCAGTATATAAATTATTACAAGCTACA GTATGCAACTCTTTGCATACGTGAGAATCCAGGATGCCTTTTTATTGCTACCAACCGTGATGCTGTAGGACACATGACTGATTTGCAAGAGTGGCCTG GTGCTGGATGCATGGTGGCAGCTGTATGTGGATCAACTCAAAAGGAGCCTATTGTAGTTGGCAAACCATCAACCTTTATGATGGAGTTCTTACTAAAAAA ATTTCATACCAATACCTCCAGGATGTGTATGGTGGGTGACAGATTGGATACTGACATTTTATTTGGCCAGAATTCTGGCTGCAGAACTCTCCTAGTTTTTTCAG GTGTGACAACTCAATCCAGTCTTCAAGATCCGACAAATGACATTCAACCAGATTATTACACAAGCAAAATCTCCGACCTTCTTAATTTATTAGGAGCATGA